From a single Gemmatimonadota bacterium genomic region:
- a CDS encoding GNAT family N-acetyltransferase has protein sequence MTGGAARSYRFDATLGDRVFDLLEVVFPGVGAGRANGAAFGAAWESVSTPFVAERSGRIVAHVGLMPMPLHARGRTLRCGGVHGVATDPDHRRRGYFRRLMEELLVDGSARFDTLILTTAHREYFEPFGFRVVPESVFRYRSPVGGREPSRVLDLARPEDSTRMHGLLDERTPVSDVLGVGPEKGCWAFYEYRSPIRFLPDADVAVIAELTGQTLRLYDVIGRSMPSIERIVAAFPGPVSEVVAYLAPDRLGGAFLPESHDRLGGPEALEPGTPDLVFMVRGPFPAEGWPLMLPRPGRC, from the coding sequence ATGACGGGCGGGGCGGCGCGATCCTACCGGTTCGACGCGACGCTCGGTGACCGGGTATTCGATTTGCTCGAGGTCGTGTTTCCGGGTGTCGGGGCCGGTCGGGCCAATGGCGCGGCGTTCGGAGCGGCATGGGAATCCGTGTCGACCCCGTTCGTCGCCGAGCGCTCGGGACGGATCGTTGCGCATGTCGGCTTGATGCCGATGCCGCTCCACGCGCGGGGCCGGACCCTCCGGTGCGGCGGGGTTCACGGCGTGGCCACCGATCCTGACCATCGGCGCCGCGGTTATTTCCGGCGCCTGATGGAAGAACTGCTGGTCGATGGGTCCGCTCGTTTCGACACCCTGATCCTCACCACCGCTCATCGCGAGTACTTCGAACCGTTCGGTTTTCGAGTGGTGCCGGAGTCGGTGTTTCGGTACCGGAGCCCGGTCGGGGGCCGAGAGCCGAGCCGAGTTCTCGATCTTGCCCGCCCCGAGGATTCCACGCGGATGCATGGGCTCTTGGATGAACGGACGCCGGTCTCGGATGTTCTCGGGGTTGGTCCCGAGAAGGGGTGCTGGGCTTTCTACGAGTATCGGAGCCCGATCCGATTCCTGCCTGACGCCGATGTGGCGGTCATCGCGGAGCTGACCGGCCAGACGCTCCGGCTCTACGATGTGATCGGCCGCTCGATGCCATCGATCGAGCGGATTGTGGCGGCGTTCCCGGGGCCGGTCTCGGAGGTCGTGGCCTACCTAGCGCCCGACCGGCTCGGCGGGGCCTTCCTTCCTGAATCCCATGATCGATTGGGCGGCCCTGAGGCGCTGGAGCCGGGCACTCCCGACCTGGTGTTCATGGTCCGGGGGCCGTTTCCCGCCGAGGGCTGGCCGCTGATGCTGCCCCGACCGGGCCGATGCTGA
- the glmM gene encoding phosphoglucosamine mutase produces MTSSTLMVSVSGMRGIVGTDLTPELIARHAAALGAWAKGNGGPLVVLGRDGRTSGAMFTHAAVAGLMSVGVDVIDLGIVPTPTVQMAVEHHHAGAGLIITASHNPVAWNALKFVGPDGIFLDAAAGGAVRAMAEQGVPRGGWDGVGKLRFDPEATSRHLDRILALPWIDLERIRARRFHVALDCVRGAGGAVIPGLLERLGCQVSAINLETDGRFPREPEPIPENLGDLGLLVRQTGADIGLAVDPDVDRLAVVDELGHPIGEDYTLAWAVRCVLGTRRSALGARPGDEPVVVANLSTSLVVEDAARDGGGRFVRAPVGEANVAASIKAERALIGGEGNGGVILPELHVGRDAPLGVALILQYLAVTGQSPSEIVAGAPRYHIVKSKSLLGANLDALYVALRTRFAGVAADTRDGLRLSWPDRWVHVRPSGTEPIIRYIAEAPTEALAKELIATCQDLA; encoded by the coding sequence ATGACCTCTTCGACGCTGATGGTGTCGGTTTCCGGAATGCGCGGCATCGTCGGAACCGATCTGACCCCCGAATTGATTGCCCGGCACGCGGCGGCCCTGGGGGCCTGGGCCAAGGGTAACGGCGGTCCTCTGGTGGTCCTGGGCCGGGATGGCCGAACCAGCGGGGCCATGTTCACCCATGCCGCCGTGGCCGGGCTGATGTCGGTCGGGGTCGATGTCATCGACCTCGGCATCGTCCCAACTCCGACCGTGCAGATGGCGGTGGAGCATCACCATGCTGGAGCGGGGCTGATCATTACCGCGAGCCACAATCCCGTGGCCTGGAACGCCCTCAAGTTCGTCGGGCCCGACGGGATCTTTCTCGACGCCGCCGCCGGGGGGGCGGTCCGCGCCATGGCAGAGCAGGGCGTGCCCCGCGGCGGGTGGGACGGGGTCGGCAAGCTCCGGTTCGATCCTGAAGCCACATCCCGGCACCTGGACCGAATCCTGGCGCTGCCGTGGATCGACCTGGAGCGGATTCGGGCCCGCCGGTTTCACGTGGCGCTGGATTGCGTTCGCGGCGCCGGCGGCGCGGTCATTCCGGGGCTACTCGAACGGCTCGGGTGCCAAGTCTCGGCCATCAACCTCGAAACCGACGGCCGCTTCCCGCGGGAGCCGGAGCCGATTCCCGAGAACTTGGGCGACCTGGGCCTGTTGGTCCGGCAAACCGGAGCCGATATCGGGCTGGCGGTTGATCCTGACGTCGACCGGCTCGCCGTGGTTGACGAACTGGGCCACCCGATTGGAGAGGACTACACCCTGGCGTGGGCGGTCCGGTGTGTGCTCGGCACTCGGCGCTCGGCACTCGGCGCTCGGCCTGGGGATGAGCCGGTGGTCGTTGCGAACCTGTCAACGTCGTTGGTGGTCGAAGATGCGGCGCGCGATGGGGGCGGCCGGTTCGTGCGGGCGCCGGTGGGGGAGGCGAACGTTGCTGCCTCCATTAAGGCTGAGCGGGCCTTGATTGGGGGCGAGGGAAACGGCGGAGTCATCTTGCCCGAACTTCATGTTGGACGGGACGCGCCGCTCGGTGTGGCGTTGATCTTGCAATATTTGGCAGTAACGGGTCAAAGCCCCAGTGAGATCGTCGCCGGGGCGCCCCGTTACCATATTGTGAAGTCTAAGTCACTGCTCGGAGCCAACTTAGACGCACTTTACGTGGCGCTCCGGACCCGGTTTGCCGGGGTGGCGGCGGACACCCGGGACGGACTTCGGCTTTCCTGGCCCGATCGTTGGGTTCATGTCCGGCCGTCCGGGACGGAGCCGATCATCCGGTACATCGCCGAGGCGCCCACCGAGGCGCTGGCGAAGGAACTCATCGCAACGTGTCAGGATCTGGCATAA
- a CDS encoding DUF3311 domain-containing protein, translated as MRAYRLLPLIPAVALIGSGWFANRLEPRILGLPFLLAWIVFWVVATSGIMWLVYRFDNRSTGA; from the coding sequence ATGAGGGCCTATCGCCTGCTGCCGCTGATCCCGGCGGTGGCGCTGATCGGGAGCGGCTGGTTTGCCAACCGGCTCGAGCCCCGCATCCTCGGATTGCCGTTCCTGCTGGCGTGGATCGTGTTCTGGGTCGTGGCTACCAGTGGCATCATGTGGCTCGTCTATCGCTTCGATAACCGGTCGACCGGGGCGTGA
- a CDS encoding amidohydrolase produces the protein MTVSALDSVADALRDQVIAWRRHLHRHPELSFHETETSRFVEEALRSFGGLEISRPTATSVMARLVTGRPGPTLAFRADMDALPIQEENRHEFVSTTPGVMHACGHDGHTAVLLGVAKILTGRRDALNGELRFLFQHAEEVLPGGAQSMVDAGVMDGVDLVIGQHVWATLEHGQIGVKEGPMMAAPDTFFVTVRGRGGHAAKPNETIDPIPVAAQIVMAFQTIVSRVVDPIEPAVLSVTQFHAGTTHNVIPEEAKLVGTVRTFDTALRAQIPRDMERIVKGITEAHGAEYEFAWQDGYRPVINDPKVTARVAAVAKGLFGEERVVTLPPNMGGEDFSAFLEKAPGTFFYTGGGNVARGIVYPHHHPRFDIDETSLDQSLRLFVAVALDVLG, from the coding sequence ATGACCGTCTCCGCCCTCGATTCGGTGGCCGATGCCCTCCGCGATCAGGTAATCGCCTGGCGCCGCCACCTGCATCGCCATCCCGAGCTGTCGTTTCACGAGACTGAAACATCCCGTTTCGTCGAGGAGGCCCTCCGATCGTTCGGGGGACTCGAGATCTCCCGGCCGACCGCCACCAGCGTGATGGCCCGGCTCGTCACCGGCCGGCCCGGCCCAACCCTGGCGTTCCGCGCCGACATGGACGCGCTCCCGATTCAGGAGGAGAACCGGCACGAATTCGTCTCCACCACCCCCGGCGTGATGCACGCGTGTGGCCACGACGGTCATACAGCAGTGCTGCTCGGCGTGGCCAAGATTCTCACCGGGCGCCGCGACGCCCTGAATGGCGAACTCCGGTTTCTGTTCCAGCACGCCGAGGAGGTTTTGCCGGGCGGGGCCCAATCGATGGTCGATGCCGGCGTGATGGACGGGGTCGACCTCGTCATCGGCCAACATGTGTGGGCCACCCTCGAGCACGGACAGATCGGGGTTAAGGAAGGCCCGATGATGGCGGCCCCCGATACGTTTTTCGTGACCGTTCGGGGCCGAGGCGGGCATGCGGCCAAGCCGAACGAAACGATCGATCCAATTCCGGTGGCGGCGCAGATCGTGATGGCGTTCCAGACCATCGTGTCCCGCGTGGTCGATCCGATCGAACCGGCCGTGCTGAGTGTGACCCAGTTCCATGCCGGCACTACCCACAACGTGATTCCCGAAGAAGCCAAGCTGGTCGGCACGGTTCGCACCTTCGACACGGCGCTCCGGGCCCAGATCCCAAGGGACATGGAACGAATCGTCAAAGGCATCACCGAGGCCCACGGAGCGGAGTACGAATTTGCCTGGCAGGACGGTTATCGCCCGGTCATCAACGACCCGAAGGTCACGGCCCGGGTCGCCGCGGTGGCGAAGGGCTTGTTTGGCGAGGAGCGGGTGGTGACCCTGCCGCCCAATATGGGCGGGGAGGATTTTTCCGCGTTTCTCGAAAAGGCCCCCGGGACCTTCTTCTATACCGGCGGCGGCAATGTGGCCCGGGGCATCGTCTATCCCCATCATCACCCCCGCTTCGATATCGACGAAACCAGCCTCGATCAGTCGCTCCGGCTATTCGTTGCGGTGGCGCTCGACGTGCTCGGATGA
- the glmS gene encoding glutamine--fructose-6-phosphate transaminase (isomerizing), producing MCGIVGYVGPRQATTILLDSLKRMEYRGYDSSGIAILNGNGIKVRKAAGKLGVLVDALETDMPEGTVGVGHIRWATHGAPTTPNAHPHLDQTGRIAVIHNGIIENAGTIRKALEMRGHTFKSETDTEVLAHLIGEYYEGNLEEAVASALWDVQGAYGIAVISADEPGTLIAARHGSPLLVGVGDREYFVASDASAILEHTRSVVYLDDGEMVVLQRDGYRVRNLTKTHVDKPVNQIEWDLATIERGGFAHFMLKEIFEQPESLTNTLRGHLLEEEGTARLRGLNLSDEELKRFDRIIITACGTSWHAGLIGEYIIEELARIPVEVEYASEFRYRNPVLDDRCLVIAISQSGETADTLAAIREGKRRGGRTIGLVNVVGSTIAREVDGGLYLRAGPEIGVASTKAFNSQVAALAMFALRLARLKNLSVLQGREFIHALNRLPEQIRQVLSRSGDIERLAEKYHGATNCLYLGRGVNFPVALEGALKLKEISYIHAEGYPAAEMKHGPIALIDENMPVVFVAPTDGVYSKIVSNIEEVKARKGRVIALVTEGDVEIAKLAEETFSLPATHDLLTPILASVPLQLFSYYVAVRRGCNVDQPRNLAKSVTVE from the coding sequence ATGTGTGGAATCGTTGGATACGTCGGGCCCAGGCAGGCCACCACCATCCTACTCGACAGCCTCAAACGGATGGAGTACCGGGGGTATGACTCCTCCGGGATCGCGATTCTGAATGGGAACGGCATCAAGGTTCGGAAAGCCGCCGGGAAACTCGGCGTCTTAGTCGATGCCCTCGAAACCGATATGCCCGAGGGGACGGTCGGTGTCGGGCACATCCGTTGGGCCACCCACGGCGCCCCAACGACCCCCAACGCTCACCCCCATTTGGACCAGACCGGCCGGATCGCCGTCATTCACAATGGGATCATCGAAAACGCCGGCACGATCCGCAAAGCCCTCGAGATGCGCGGTCACACCTTCAAGTCGGAAACCGACACGGAGGTGCTGGCCCATCTGATCGGCGAGTACTATGAAGGCAATCTCGAAGAAGCCGTGGCTTCGGCACTCTGGGACGTCCAAGGCGCCTACGGCATTGCGGTGATCTCGGCCGATGAGCCTGGTACGCTGATCGCCGCTCGTCACGGGTCCCCGTTGTTGGTCGGGGTGGGTGACAGGGAGTATTTCGTGGCGTCGGATGCGTCCGCCATTTTGGAGCACACCCGGTCGGTGGTGTACCTCGACGACGGCGAGATGGTGGTGCTGCAGCGGGATGGCTACCGGGTCCGCAATTTGACCAAGACTCACGTCGACAAGCCGGTCAATCAGATCGAGTGGGACCTGGCGACGATCGAACGGGGCGGGTTTGCCCACTTCATGCTCAAGGAAATCTTCGAGCAACCGGAGAGCCTCACCAACACCCTCCGAGGCCATTTGCTCGAGGAGGAAGGCACCGCCCGGCTGCGGGGCCTCAATTTGTCCGACGAGGAACTGAAGCGCTTCGACCGGATCATCATTACCGCGTGCGGCACCTCATGGCACGCGGGCTTGATCGGCGAGTACATCATCGAAGAACTGGCCCGGATCCCGGTCGAAGTCGAATACGCGTCTGAGTTCCGGTACCGGAACCCGGTGCTCGATGATCGGTGCCTCGTCATCGCGATTTCCCAGTCCGGCGAAACCGCCGATACTCTGGCCGCCATCCGCGAGGGAAAACGGCGAGGCGGGCGAACCATTGGCCTCGTCAACGTCGTTGGTTCGACGATTGCCCGGGAAGTCGACGGAGGCTTGTACCTCCGGGCCGGTCCGGAAATCGGGGTGGCCAGCACCAAGGCGTTCAACAGCCAGGTTGCCGCTTTGGCCATGTTTGCGCTGCGGCTGGCCCGGCTCAAGAACCTGAGCGTCCTCCAAGGCCGGGAGTTCATCCATGCCTTGAACCGGTTGCCCGAACAAATCCGCCAGGTCCTCAGCCGGTCGGGCGACATCGAACGGCTGGCCGAGAAGTATCACGGCGCTACCAACTGCCTCTATCTGGGCCGGGGAGTGAATTTTCCCGTGGCGCTCGAAGGAGCGCTCAAACTCAAAGAAATCTCCTACATCCACGCCGAAGGCTACCCGGCGGCGGAAATGAAGCACGGACCGATCGCCTTGATCGACGAGAACATGCCCGTCGTGTTCGTCGCCCCGACCGACGGGGTCTACTCCAAGATCGTCTCTAACATCGAAGAAGTGAAAGCCCGCAAGGGACGGGTCATCGCCTTGGTAACCGAGGGTGATGTCGAGATCGCGAAACTCGCCGAGGAAACCTTCTCCCTCCCGGCCACCCATGACCTCCTGACGCCGATTCTGGCCAGCGTCCCGCTGCAGTTGTTCAGCTACTACGTGGCGGTGCGGCGGGGGTGTAACGTGGATCAGCCTCGGAATTTGGCGAAGAGTGTGACGGTGGAATAG
- a CDS encoding PLP-dependent transferase yields the protein MTRIRQDDKSHRPGTRAVHAGRIDDLLAGAIMPPIYQTSTYKQIALGEHKGYEYGRTQNPTREALERNVASLEGADFGFAFASGLATLDTMLKLLKAGDHIVCGDNVYGGSMRLMVRVYEQLGLSFSFVDMRNPETVVKALTKTTRMVYCETPTNPMMFLADLQAIGDICQAHGVLFAVDNTFASPIFQQPLSLGADLVMHSTTKYLNGHSDMVGGIMVTNREDLAERIGFLQNAAGAVPGPMDCWLALRGVKTLPLRMKQHDASGRKVAEWLTTQKKIQKIYYPGLASHPQHELAKRQMKGFGGMISFDVGHLDLARKILDGTKIFALAESLGGVESLIGHPASQTHASVPVAMRQAMGLTDSLVRLSVGIEEPEDLIEDLAQAMA from the coding sequence ATGACTCGGATTCGCCAGGACGACAAAAGCCACCGGCCCGGGACCCGGGCCGTCCATGCCGGCCGGATCGACGACCTGCTGGCCGGGGCGATCATGCCCCCGATCTACCAGACCTCGACCTACAAGCAAATCGCTCTCGGCGAGCACAAAGGGTATGAATACGGCCGAACCCAGAACCCGACCCGGGAGGCGCTGGAGCGGAACGTCGCAAGCCTGGAGGGGGCCGATTTCGGGTTTGCCTTCGCCTCCGGCCTGGCCACCCTCGACACGATGCTGAAGCTTCTGAAGGCCGGCGATCACATCGTCTGCGGCGACAACGTCTACGGCGGCAGCATGCGCCTGATGGTCAGGGTCTACGAGCAGCTCGGCCTCTCGTTCTCGTTCGTCGACATGCGGAATCCCGAAACCGTGGTCAAGGCCCTGACCAAGACCACCCGGATGGTGTACTGCGAGACCCCGACCAACCCGATGATGTTTCTGGCCGATCTCCAAGCCATTGGGGACATCTGCCAGGCCCATGGCGTTTTGTTCGCCGTCGACAACACGTTCGCGAGCCCGATCTTCCAGCAACCCCTGTCGCTCGGCGCCGATTTGGTCATGCATTCGACCACCAAGTACCTGAATGGCCATAGCGACATGGTGGGCGGCATCATGGTGACCAACCGGGAGGATCTGGCGGAGCGGATCGGGTTCTTGCAGAACGCGGCCGGCGCGGTCCCGGGCCCGATGGACTGCTGGCTGGCACTCCGTGGAGTCAAGACGCTGCCGCTTCGGATGAAGCAGCACGATGCCAGCGGCCGAAAAGTGGCGGAGTGGCTCACGACTCAGAAGAAGATCCAGAAGATCTACTACCCGGGACTCGCGTCACACCCGCAGCACGAGCTCGCCAAGCGCCAGATGAAGGGGTTCGGGGGGATGATTTCCTTTGATGTCGGGCACCTCGATTTGGCCCGGAAGATCCTCGACGGCACCAAGATCTTTGCCCTGGCGGAGTCGCTCGGCGGGGTGGAAAGTTTGATCGGACACCCCGCCTCGCAAACCCACGCCTCGGTGCCGGTAGCGATGCGCCAGGCCATGGGCCTCACGGACAGCTTGGTGCGACTCTCGGTCGGGATCGAGGAACCCGAAGACCTGATCGAGGATCTGGCCCAGGCTATGGCGTAA
- a CDS encoding sodium:solute symporter family protein: MNASLVVIGATFALAFGLGLRARRGKAMNLAQWAVGGRAFGAVLMFLLLAGEIYTTFTFLGASGWAYGRGAPAFYILCYGALAYITSYWIAPAVWRYARNHDLVSQPDFFVHKYRSPLFGTLVAIVGVIAMIPYLVLQLKGLGLIVSEASYGAVSSTAAIWLGVIGVVAYVMVSGIHASAWTAVVKDILILGVAIFLGLYLPTTLHGGIGPMFDQIEAAQPGFLTLPTTGQSASWFASTVVVTALGFYMWPHTFGSIYSAKSADTFRKNAIVMPLYQLVMLFIFFVGFAALLTVPGLTGTDADLALLRVSVRTFDPWLVGVIGAAGVLTALVPGSMILMAASTVLAKNVVYGGGGADDPRIARLAKGLVPVVAAAALWFTFQGGNSIVALLLMGYSLVTQLFPSLICSLLPRNPLTTAGAMAGLVAGELTVAWVTLGQVKVATLLPGASTWVQDLNVGFIALLVNLLVAGAVTLVTRRGDSV; encoded by the coding sequence GTGAACGCCTCCCTGGTGGTGATCGGCGCCACCTTCGCGCTGGCGTTCGGTCTGGGCCTTCGGGCCCGGCGGGGCAAGGCCATGAACCTGGCCCAGTGGGCGGTCGGCGGCCGGGCCTTCGGCGCGGTGCTGATGTTCCTGCTCCTGGCCGGCGAGATCTACACGACGTTCACCTTTCTTGGCGCGAGCGGATGGGCGTACGGCCGCGGGGCCCCGGCCTTCTATATCCTCTGTTACGGCGCGCTGGCGTACATCACCAGCTATTGGATCGCACCGGCGGTGTGGCGGTATGCCCGGAATCACGACTTAGTGTCGCAGCCCGACTTCTTCGTCCACAAGTATCGGAGCCCGCTGTTTGGGACCCTGGTCGCGATCGTCGGCGTCATCGCGATGATTCCCTATCTGGTCCTCCAACTCAAAGGCCTGGGCCTCATCGTGAGCGAGGCCTCGTACGGGGCCGTGTCGTCCACGGCGGCGATTTGGCTCGGGGTCATCGGCGTCGTGGCCTACGTGATGGTGTCGGGTATTCACGCCTCGGCCTGGACCGCCGTCGTCAAGGACATTCTGATTCTGGGGGTGGCGATCTTCCTCGGGCTCTACCTCCCGACCACGCTGCACGGGGGCATCGGGCCGATGTTCGATCAGATCGAGGCGGCCCAACCCGGGTTTCTGACCCTCCCTACCACTGGCCAAAGTGCCTCATGGTTTGCGAGCACCGTGGTCGTGACCGCGCTCGGCTTCTATATGTGGCCCCATACCTTCGGATCGATCTACTCAGCCAAGAGCGCCGACACCTTTCGAAAAAACGCGATCGTGATGCCGCTCTATCAACTGGTGATGCTGTTCATTTTCTTCGTCGGCTTTGCGGCCTTGCTCACCGTACCGGGTCTGACCGGAACCGACGCGGACCTGGCACTCCTTCGGGTCAGCGTCCGGACCTTTGATCCGTGGCTGGTTGGCGTCATTGGGGCCGCCGGTGTGCTCACCGCGCTGGTACCCGGGTCGATGATCTTGATGGCCGCATCGACCGTCCTGGCCAAGAACGTCGTGTATGGGGGGGGCGGCGCCGATGACCCCAGGATTGCGCGGTTGGCAAAGGGTTTGGTTCCGGTCGTCGCGGCTGCCGCCCTGTGGTTCACGTTCCAAGGCGGCAACAGTATCGTCGCCTTGCTGCTGATGGGCTATTCGCTGGTGACCCAGCTGTTCCCGTCGCTGATCTGCTCGTTGTTGCCCCGGAATCCGCTGACCACCGCGGGCGCCATGGCGGGGCTCGTCGCGGGTGAACTCACCGTGGCGTGGGTCACCCTTGGCCAGGTCAAGGTGGCGACGCTGCTGCCTGGAGCATCGACCTGGGTTCAAGACCTCAATGTCGGATTCATCGCCCTGCTGGTGAACCTGCTGGTGGCCGGCGCCGTGACCCTGGTGACTCGTCGAGGAGACTCGGTATGA
- a CDS encoding Uma2 family endonuclease, translated as MLIASPGAVVRRPKTRLEPDILVFRSPLVGAKWESVQEHLLAVETTSRSTVVHDRDFKRPAYLDLGVGEVWRVDLDQEAILVSRLGEPPDLAHRDRLLWAPRGFDRTLPIEIGPLFRGLA; from the coding sequence TTGCTCATCGCGAGTCCTGGGGCCGTCGTGCGCCGCCCGAAGACCCGGTTGGAACCCGACATCCTGGTCTTTCGCTCGCCGCTGGTTGGGGCCAAGTGGGAATCGGTCCAGGAGCACTTGCTGGCGGTGGAAACCACCAGCCGTTCGACGGTGGTCCACGACCGCGATTTCAAGCGCCCGGCTTATCTTGACCTCGGTGTGGGTGAGGTATGGCGGGTGGATCTCGATCAAGAGGCCATCCTGGTTTCCCGGTTGGGAGAACCGCCGGACCTCGCCCATCGTGACCGGCTGCTGTGGGCCCCGCGGGGCTTCGATCGAACCCTCCCGATCGAAATCGGGCCGCTCTTCCGTGGTCTTGCCTAA
- a CDS encoding M48 family peptidase, with protein MTGLPAARPRVAFPQIAPVSWEHPADRAALQGMRAIPGFDDVVRKVIGIMGGERGIRLLFQGNSVRVGPKQFPRAHQLLIEVCATFDCDRTPEMFVSQTPVFNAGAYGVDDPFIVLHSAALELLDDEELRVLIAHEMGHVVSGHALYHTIAAILFMVSLSALPFLAGIALLPIKLAVLEWSRKSELSADRAGLLGGQNIMASQQLFMKMAGGYRKALDSGQMDLNEFMAQANEYANTHEGMDILYKVLNTLGLSHPMNTVRAAEIQQWMTSGDYERILRGEYTRRGQESKDRSVGDDFGAAKNYYSEAGKEVVGHVADAAKRAAQAAKDAFNKARTSA; from the coding sequence ATGACTGGCCTTCCGGCAGCTCGCCCCCGAGTGGCTTTCCCCCAAATTGCGCCCGTTTCCTGGGAGCACCCGGCCGACCGGGCCGCCCTTCAAGGCATGCGGGCCATTCCCGGTTTTGACGATGTGGTTCGCAAGGTCATTGGGATCATGGGGGGCGAACGGGGAATTCGGCTCCTGTTCCAGGGAAACTCGGTCCGGGTTGGGCCGAAGCAGTTCCCTCGGGCGCACCAGCTGCTGATCGAAGTATGCGCCACGTTCGACTGCGACCGGACCCCCGAAATGTTCGTGTCCCAAACCCCGGTGTTCAACGCGGGGGCCTACGGCGTGGACGACCCGTTCATCGTGCTCCACTCGGCGGCCTTGGAGCTGCTCGATGACGAGGAGCTTCGGGTCCTGATCGCCCATGAAATGGGGCATGTGGTCAGCGGACACGCCCTCTATCACACCATTGCCGCGATTCTGTTCATGGTCAGCCTCTCGGCATTGCCGTTCTTGGCCGGGATTGCCCTATTGCCGATCAAGCTCGCGGTCCTCGAGTGGTCGCGGAAATCGGAGCTCTCGGCCGACCGGGCCGGCCTGTTAGGCGGCCAGAACATCATGGCTTCCCAGCAACTGTTCATGAAGATGGCGGGTGGATACCGGAAGGCGCTTGACTCCGGTCAGATGGATCTGAACGAGTTCATGGCCCAAGCCAACGAGTATGCCAATACCCACGAGGGTATGGACATCCTCTACAAGGTCCTCAATACCTTGGGGCTGAGTCACCCGATGAACACCGTCCGGGCCGCCGAGATCCAGCAATGGATGACCTCGGGCGACTACGAACGGATTCTCCGCGGCGAATACACCCGCCGGGGCCAGGAGTCGAAGGACCGGTCGGTGGGTGACGACTTCGGGGCGGCCAAGAACTACTACTCTGAGGCGGGCAAGGAAGTGGTCGGACACGTGGCCGATGCCGCCAAGCGGGCGGCCCAGGCCGCGAAGGACGCGTTCAACAAGGCCCGCACCAGCGCGTGA